atttacagaacaaaataaaaaattacaaaccaaCATTATATCCGCGGACTAAGATCTAAaacatacaaatatgattataaaaaagtatgcatataattacaaaaaaccgagcgtataccggatcaaattttaaatgactattattttataatataatttttttattaaaatttatacacaaatatgattaaaaacacaaatatcaaaattaaattaaaaaaacaaacaaaacatatatcaatcATTTGGAAGAACAGatcaaaatatagtatatattaaactaaGAGTACGATTCAAATAAGTTAATGTTCTAATGATTGATTgattttgcttttctttttgatattaGATATTATTTGGATACATAAATTATTCTTTtgatagtattttatattttatagttttatttattattgggGCATAATAAACCAGACTTAGCTTAATTAGACTCCACAGATGATACGTGAATTATTGGacgacttattcttgggtttaTCCCTAGAGTGGACCTAGAGGCTcatccaaccaataggaatcactcatttTATAactgatatcttttaaaaaaagaaacaaaatattatcaagttatattatgtttttaaattaaaaaatattaaaaataaataaaaatagtaatatatgcaaaaaaaattaaaaaaataattccgtcatcaaaacactaaactctaaactctaaattaaaaacattaaacactaaatcttaaaaatatcaaatcctTAATcttaaagtttagggtttatccaaaggtttaggatttagagtttaagatttagagtttagtatttcgatgacggcgttaaaatatctaatttttttttttgcatatactagagtttagggtttagaatttaagattatctaagggtttagcgtatacttaagagtttagggtatactcaagggtttagggtttagggtttatttttttgacaattttaaaaatatattttttaaatcattttttgtaactactattatttttatttgcttttattttgtttagtttaaaaacataatataatttgataatattttgtttccttttttaaaagatattaattatgaaatacttgattcgtattggttggtgaatctaaaAGTTTACCCTAGGGGTGAGTCTAAAAGTTTACCTTCCAAGAATAATTCTTATTGGACCACTTAGCAAAAAATAGTAATGCTAGGATCAAAATTTAAAGCAATGAGAAATTTATTTGACTGTTTTTTTCTGTTCACGGAATAAAATTTCAGAAGTCAATCTTAAGAATTTAAATGACTGATACATAATTCTGTATAGTATATTCTTAATCATTTTCACGGtcgtatatatttattatatgtaatgtttttttaattctattatatgtaatgttttagcatcatattattaaaacttGAATAGCATAATATtttgttgcccaaaaaaaaagaataacataatattttctGGGTGAGTGCTGGTGACAGATTCCCTAAAAACTAGAATCTTGAGAAGAGATAAAGCGTGGATCTTCAAATTAGTGGGAGCTTATGGCTCACCACTCATACTGTTAGAGCCCCACGACTTACGTAAGTATGGTCACGTATCTTATGTGTAAAACCAATTATCTTTTTCATAGTGATTATTAAAACTCAATGGTTGGTCCAAAATTTAAATCCTCCACACCACACAAACAAATATCgaagagaaatttttttttttttttttttttttttttgggcaacttCGAAGAGAAATTTTCATAAGCAACCAAACAGAGAGTCGAAAATATCTAAACTCTTTTGTGGcacacacaatttttttttgtttaatttggtTTGCATTCACATGAGAACAAACATTTCCAAGAGATCTAAGAAATATATTCCCGATTTCCTTGTTAATAAAGATTTAGTGAATGAAACTAATTTATTAACCTCCCATATCAACAAactgtttattatttttgaatacaTGCATATTCCATAGTTTTtgtaacacaaaaaaaaattgattaggTGAGATACTTTAACTTTATCGGGACATCAGGTCATTaacttttgttttgaaaaagatTCTGCAAATTTGAATCTTATAACTAGAGAATCAACCTGAATCTCCGGATGATTCGCATTTCCAATAATAGCCAGATATTTTCCGTATTCTCAGTTAACCAAAATCATTTTTCATAGCATAGTCAAGCACACACCtaccattctctctctctctctctctctcgctatATATACACTTGCAGGAATCTCTTTAGTGTTATACTGTTATACAAAACAAagctaattattttttaagattcCTATAAAAAATGTCGGCACTTGCAGATTTGATCAATCTCGATCTCTCCGATTCTTCTGAGAAGATCATTGCGGAGTACATATGGTCCGTACAATTCTTCATCGAtctttgtaaaataatattcaatatatattaataaatcaatGATATGGGTTGATCTTTGCTTCTGTGTTTGAGTTGGTGTTTGTTTCTTCCTTGAGGTTTTCTtgaatatgtctgagtcaaGACTTTTAGATGGATTGAACATTCTGATTAATGTTTTGTGATTTCAATGAATAGGATTGGTGGATCAGGCTTGGATATGAGAAGCAAAGCAAGggtaatcatttttttttctgttttagaGCATATAACGATGATTCGATGAATACACTTTTGAAACAATACTAAGAACTTAAGCAAATGAATGATTGTATATTCATTGTTATTGCAGACTTTGCCGGGACCTGTCAAGGATCCATCGGAGTTACCGAAATGGAACTATGATGGTTCAAGCACTGGCCAAGCTCCCGGCGAGGACAGTGAAGTCATCATTTAGTATGTTCCAAAACATAGTAAAACATTGAGTAAGCTAACTAAATATGGATTAACAAGATTGTGGTTTCTCTATATGTTTCTTAGCCCTCAAGCTATCTTCAAAGACCCCTTCAGAAAAGGCAACAACATCCTTGTAATAACTCGATTAcacaataaaaacaataatctccaaaattgttatatatattcatttgttttgttttggaaatTAGGTGATGTGTGACGCATATACACCTGCCGGTGAGCCGATCCCGACAAACAAAAGGCATGCTGCGGCCAAGATCTTTAGCGATCCCAGCGTTGCCGCCGAAGAAACATGGTATATATATCCTTTAAATGTTTTCTCAAAgtttatttcaatttttgttGAAAACTTTTAAGTTTGCACACTTTCTTTTTGCCGACATCATCATGTCAGTTTTAAATATGGATTGTATAACACGTCCTAGTCAGCTTTACATGGTTAATACATTTTCTTATAACTTAAAAAGTATAATGGGAAAAAAGTAAATTTGATCATAAACACACCGGTTATTCTAAATTTTCAGGATAATACTAATtacaataaaattttcattttcagaaTGTGGCATATGATGTAAATAACTCTAGTTATTTTCAATATTCAATCTTactaaaacataataatattcaatcctattctttttttaaatgtcGAAATTAAGGTATGGAATTGAGCAAGAGTATACTTTGCTACAAAAGGATATTAAATGGCCGGTAGGTTGGCCTGTCGGCGGCTTCCCAGGTCCTCAGGTAAAGACTTTCCCGGCGAATCTTTTTACATACCCTCTCGTTATTGAATTTCGATCCAAAAagtaataatgaaaaataaataaaaaacaggGACCGTACTACTGCGGAGTTGGAGCAGACAAAGCCTTTGGAAGAGACATAGTAGATTCTCATTACAAAGCCTGTCTTTACGCCGGAATCAATGTCAGTGGCACTAACGGAGAAGTCATGCCCGGACAGGTTTATTACTTACCAGTCACTCCTTTTTATTTCTTCCGATTCATTATCATATTGATCGAGTTCAGAACAAGAAATCAAACCGTTAAAACAAATCTTGTGTGGGTTTCAGTGGGAGTTCCAAGTCGGTCCAACCGTTGGAATCGCTGCCGCTGATCAGGTCTGGGTCGCTCGTTACATCCTCGAGGTATATATGATAAACACACTCATGGTTATGTATACACCCTGTGACCTTGTCTCTTCAAATACTCTGTTTTAATGACTCTGTTTCTTTGGTATGTGAAAACAGAGGATCACAGAGTTGGCGGGAGTCGTTCTGTCTCTTGACCCTAAACCAATTccggtttgttttttttaccataaatttaaataatataaccaaaaagtttttttttttttcaaatttactcAATTACTCTGTTTGGTTTTTCTATTAGGGAGACTGGAATGGTGCAGGAGCACACACAAATTACAGGTTTTGTGTTTGTTGAAGATCTGCTCTTATTCCGTTTACatggtttgtatttttttttcttttctgaattGGGTTTCTTGGTTTCCGTAGTACAAAATCGatgagagaagatggagggtaTGAAGTGATAAAGAAAGCGATAGAGAAGCTTGGATTGCGTCACAAGGAACACATCTCTGCTTATGGTGAAGGCAACGAGCGTCGTCTCACTGGCAAACACGAGACCGCCGATATCAACACTTTCTTATGGGTAAGAATTTTCTCTCATAGCAATATAGCATGTCAAAGTGTTCATTCCATATCACATGAGCCTAAGCTATGATCTAACTTAACCGGTTTGTACAGGGTGTGGCCAACCGTGGGGCATCCATTAGGGTTGGTCGCGACACTGAGCAAGCTGGGAAAGGATACTTTGAAGATCGTAGGCCAGCGTCCAACATGGATCCGTACACTGTGACCTCCATGATTGCTGAAACCACAATCCTCTGGAAACCATGAAGAAAGAAAACTTGACCTTCAAGGAACTACACATCTAGTATCAGTCCATGTTCGTTCTTCTATTGTCTCGTTCTCATTGGCTTCTTTGTTTATGTAATGTTTGATTTAAACT
The sequence above is drawn from the Raphanus sativus cultivar WK10039 chromosome 7, ASM80110v3, whole genome shotgun sequence genome and encodes:
- the LOC108814463 gene encoding glutamine synthetase cytosolic isozyme 1-4, with product MSALADLINLDLSDSSEKIIAEYIWIGGSGLDMRSKARTLPGPVKDPSELPKWNYDGSSTGQAPGEDSEVIIYPQAIFKDPFRKGNNILVMCDAYTPAGEPIPTNKRHAAAKIFSDPSVAAEETWYGIEQEYTLLQKDIKWPVGWPVGGFPGPQGPYYCGVGADKAFGRDIVDSHYKACLYAGINVSGTNGEVMPGQWEFQVGPTVGIAAADQVWVARYILERITELAGVVLSLDPKPIPGDWNGAGAHTNYSTKSMREDGGYEVIKKAIEKLGLRHKEHISAYGEGNERRLTGKHETADINTFLWGVANRGASIRVGRDTEQAGKGYFEDRRPASNMDPYTVTSMIAETTILWKP